The window TGGGCCGGCTTCCCCTTGGCGGTGCGCGAGGTGACGCGGATGGGCCGCCCGGTGGTGAGCTGGCCGTACATGGCCGCCGCCGAGATGCCGATGCCCTGCTGGCCGCGCGACTGCTTGAGCCGGTGGAACTTGGAGCCGTAGAGCAGCTTGCCGAAGATCTTGGGGACCTGGGCCTTGACGATGCCGGGGCCGTTGTCCTCCACCACCACCACGAAGCGCCCCTCACCCTTGGTGAGGTCGCCCTCGCCCCTGGCGTCGAGGCCCAGGTCGCGCACCTCGATGGTCAGCTCGGGCAGGATGCCGGCCTCCTCGCAGGCGTCGAGCGAGTTGTCCACCGCCTCCTTGATGGTGGTGAGCAGCGCCTTGGAGGGGTTGTCGAAGCCGAGCAGGTGCCGGTTCTTGGTGAAGAACTCGGAGATGGAGATCTCGCGCTGCTTGGTCGCCATCTGCTCGGCGGTGGCGCGGCGGCGCGGCGTGCGGCCGGCGCGGGGGCCCTCCTCCGCCTCGGCGGCCACGGGGGCGGCCGCGGCCACCGTCGGCAGCTCGGGCTCGGGCGGCGGCGTCCGGCCGCGGCGCCCGGCTGCCCGCGGCGGGTCGGCCACCGGTCGCGTGGCCCCGGCGCGGCCCACCGTGGCCGGCGCCTGGCGCGCCGCGCCCCGCCTGGGCGGCGCCGGCTCGGGCGCCACCTCCATGAGTGAGAGCTGCCTTTCGGCCTTCACCGGCCCCTTCCCCGCCGCCGCCGCCTTCTTCGCCATCTGGCTCCCAACCCCGCGATATCGACCGGTTTCGCTTTACCACGGAGGCCCGGCGCCGGCGAGGAACCGGCCAGGGGATTGACCTGGCCGGGCAAGTGGTTAGAACGGCGACATGCCCTTCGACACCAGCCGCGTCAAGCACAACCCGGCCCCGCCGCCCGGCGCCCCGGGCGCGCCGCACCTGCCCGGCGTCGGCCGCAACTACGCCCGCACGGCCGTGCTCATGGCCGGCCTGGTGGCCCTGCTGGCCCTGGGCGGCATGGCGGTGGGCGGGCCGCGCGGGCTGCTCCTGTTCGGCGGGCTCGGCCTGGTCTTCAACTTCGTCTCCTACTGGTTCAGCGACAAGCTGGCGCTCCTGATGAACGGCGCCCGGGCGGTGACGGCCGTGGAGGCGCCCGAGCTGTACGCCAGCGTGGAGCGGCTCACCCGTCGCGCCGGGATGCCCATGCCGAGGCTCTACGTCATCCCCTCCGCCTCGCCCAACGCGTTCGCCACCGGGCGCGACCCCGAGCACGCCGCCGTGGCGGTCACCGAGGGGATCCTGCGGCTGCTCGACCGCCGGCAGCTCGAGGGCGTGCTGGCCCACGAGCTGGCCCACGTGCTGAACCGCGACATCCTCATCGCCACCGTGGCCGCCATGATGGCCGGCCTGATCAGCTCGCTGGGCTACCTGATCCGCTGGGGGTCGGTCCTCTCCGGCGGGCGCGGCGAGCGGGGCGGCGGCCCGGGCGCCCTGGAGCTGCTCGGCTGGGCCATCCTGGCGCCCATCGTGGCGCTGGTGCTGCAGCTGGCGGTGTCGCGCTCGCGGGAGTACGGCGCCGACGCCACCGGGGCGGCCTTGATGGGCGACCCCGAGCCGCTGGCGCAGGCGCTGCTGGCGCTGGAGCGCGGCAACGACCTCGTGCCCTCCGAGCGGGCCAACCCGGCCACGGCGCACCTCTTCATCGTGAACCCGCTGCGCGGCGGGACGGCCAGGCTGATGTCGCTCTTCTCGACCCACCCGCCCATCGAGGAGCGGGTGGCCCGGCTGCGCGCCCTGCGGGGCGGGCTGCCGCGGCGGGCCTGAGCGGGGAGGCCGCAGGCGGAGCGGCGCCCCGGGTCAGCCGCTGCAGCTGGTCGCGCCGCCGCTCGCCACCACCTGGAAGGGCTGCTGCACGACCCCGGTGTCCGGGTCGTTCACCAAGAGCTGGTAGTTGCCGGCGGCGGGCGCGGTGAAGGTGCAGCCCAGCGGCGCCAAGGTGCAGAAGGGGTTCGGGCAGCTGGCGGACGAGGTGCAGGCCTGCACCAGCGGGTCGAGCTGGATGATGTTGTCGCCCTGGGGCAGCGTCACCGTGCAGACGTCGGCGGTCTGGTTGCAGGTGGGGCAGATGCGCAGGTTGACCGTCACCGTGGCGCCCGCCTGCACGGCGGTGCCGCCGGTGCAGACCGGCACGCCGGCCGCCCCCCCGGAGAGCTTCGGGTTCTCGGTGGGGCAGGTGTCGCCCCCGCAGCCAGCCAGGCCGACGACGAGGACCGCGGCGAAGGCGGCGGCGAGGGTGAGGCGTCGGGTGGCGGTGGGCATGGTCTGAACTCCCTTTCCCGGAAAACCGCCGGGTACCCGGGGATCTTCCCAGAGGCCGGGAGATGCGCAAGGGGGAGGCTGGGGCTGCGACACGCCTTGCCAGCCCCCGGGCCGGGCGGCTACATCACCTCCCGGGAGCGGGAGGCCGATGCAGGCTATCGAGACGGTGGCGGTCCTGGGCACGAGCGAGGCGGCCGGCGCGGGCGCCATCCTGGCGGCGCTGGCCGGCTGCGCGGTCCGGCTCCACCACCCGGAGCCCGCCGCGCTCGACCTGGCCTTCGACGCCACCCGCTTCCGGGTGGACCTGGCCATCGAGCGCGGGCTGCTGACCCGCTCCGACCGGCAGCGCATCCTGGACGGCATCCTCTTCACCCCCGACCTCGAGGAGGCGG is drawn from Anaeromyxobacter sp. and contains these coding sequences:
- a CDS encoding zinc metalloprotease HtpX, with the translated sequence MPFDTSRVKHNPAPPPGAPGAPHLPGVGRNYARTAVLMAGLVALLALGGMAVGGPRGLLLFGGLGLVFNFVSYWFSDKLALLMNGARAVTAVEAPELYASVERLTRRAGMPMPRLYVIPSASPNAFATGRDPEHAAVAVTEGILRLLDRRQLEGVLAHELAHVLNRDILIATVAAMMAGLISSLGYLIRWGSVLSGGRGERGGGPGALELLGWAILAPIVALVLQLAVSRSREYGADATGAALMGDPEPLAQALLALERGNDLVPSERANPATAHLFIVNPLRGGTARLMSLFSTHPPIEERVARLRALRGGLPRRA